aaactttcattttatgcatattATATATGACCAAAAACTTCTATTGCACGCCTTCAAACTTTTCTTTGGTTTGCTCCATTGTTTAAGAACCTCGTCCCTGTTATTAAAAAACATATAGGATCAGTTGAAAATTATCATAATCCAATGCTAATAATAAAAAGGGTCACATAGAGCACATAAGATTTAAAAAGTCAATGACATAATAGTTCCACGAAGTgtgtcaaaagaaaaaaaaaaaaagagaaccacCAATCAACCAAAAAATCACAATTTACAAAACCATAGAGAAATCCCAACTGAAATAACCAAACCCCacaaggataatttttttttgctctttctctTTTCATTGTTATGAAATattgagaagaagaaaaaaatgttGCAATAATGTCAATGGCAACCAAACGTTCAGCGTATTTCAACAACATTAAAGAAAGATATTTCTTGAAAATGTAGAAGCTTTGAACCATACACAGTTTCCATTAATAGAAGTAGAGGAACTTGTAAAAAGAGATTGCAAATTCCACAATGTTGTAGTAATTCTTTTTCCAGTTTCATTAATAACAAGGGAAGAAGAAGTGGGGTTCATTAGGCAGTTTCATTAATTACTAGTCAAAATTGTGCTTAACTGTTTTCTTGTTTTTGGGTCATGAACATCTGATGGCTCTGATTTACAATGCAAAGATTTCTTCAAAGAAAACCAAACTGCTGGCATATTCTTCTTCTCCCCCATTCACAAGAATATACTCAAAAATACAACTTCCTCTACTTATAGTCAGATAACTTTCTAAAAGAACTGAACTTTTCACAAAGCCATTACTTTTTTCTCTCCCATTGACAAGAATTTCAAGCTTCAAAACTTCAATATACTAAAGACTTTACTTTTCCTGTATTTATAGTCAAATAACTTTCTAAAAGAACTGAACTTTTCACAAGAACATTACCTTTTTCTACCTCCATAAACCCAAAAAGGTATTAAAGAAGATTTTCCATTCTTGGCTGACATTATCCTTAGGAATATGCCTTTTTTAGCTATCAGAAACAAAAGTGAATACCCAATATCCTCAAGAAGACAAACCACAAAAGAATCCTTCAAAGTACcaagaaaaatcaaaactttttcaaAAACTAAAGTCACCCTAGAAAATCAAACTAGAAACCCAAAAAAGGTAGTCAAGAAGATTTTCTATTCGTGGCTAACACTATCCCTTATAAAAATGCCTTTTTTTAGCTATCAGAAAACAAAAGTTAATACCCAATACCCTTACAATAAGACAACCCACAAAGGATTCTTCAAAATCCCAGTAAAAATTAGAACttttcaaaaattaaagacactCAAGAAAAGAAGTTAGTGAAGTGAGATTTTCTATTCTTGGCTGACATTATCCCTTAAAAATGCCTCTTTTTAGCTATCAGAAAACAAAAATGAATACCCAATACCCTCAAAGGATTCTTCAAAATGACAAGAAAGATTATAACTTTTCAAGAATTAAAGTCACGCTAGAAAGAAAATGAGTGAGAACCAAAAAACCTTAGAGGCAAAAGAGAAGGAAAAGGATATTGTCAATTGAATGAAAAACAAGAATCTATTGGGTTATTATTAAAGGAACGAGACAAGAACCTTAAGAAGATTTAAAATTTTGTTTTTGGTGTATTAATGAGTGACAGTATTTGGCCTGAAGAGGTCCAGTCTAATAGAAAACATCCTTTGTTAAGCTGCCTAAATGGAAAATCATGTCAAGTTTAGGGGGCTATATAGGTATTTGGCCTATTTTTTACTATTTCATTGTGTTATCAATTTCAAAGCagtaaagaaaaaagaagagtTCCAAACATCAGCGAAAGACTGATGGTATCTCCAACAACAACATAGACGTAAAAAAATTGCATATTTGAATCAATACTGCTCAGTAAATCACACTAAAATACCATAGCTGAGCAAATCAAAGTTGGTTATTAATAAAAATACTCCTCAATagcaagagcaagaacaagaaaaagtACCTGTTGCATTCTAGTCATGAAAGAAGATATTTGTTCTTGGAACATCTTGTCAAATTCTCCTTTCATGTGTGCACGCTCCTCTTTCAATTTGTTTTGAAAATCTTGTTCCATATCCCTTTTTAAGTCGATAGCCATTTGTTCATGTTCTTCTTGCAACTTCCGGTTAAGTTCTTCTTGCAACTTTCGATCCATATCAGCTTGCATCTCTTGCCGCATAATTTCCATTGCAGAAGATACGCTGGCCTCTATGTTCGCCTGCTGCATTTGAGTCTTTCTGGCAGGCTTCTTCCCATATCCAAAACCACGCACATAGCCTGGTCTCTCACCAAGAATGGATGAATACATCTCTTTTCTAGTCATGGGATTCTCGACCTCTTCAGATTGTTGTTCAACAACAAGTTGATGGAGCTAGTCCTACATTTATGCATAACCATTTAAACAAAAAGATAATAAACATATCCAAAGTAGCAAGTAGTAAGGTAGAAAAATAATAAAGGCAGTGATTTTAGGGTGTTACATGAATTTGTTGGGATTTTGAATCCAACCACACCCATTCTCTGTTATCATTCTTACGTGTATGTTGGATCTCCCACACTTTATTTGGTGTGTTCTTTTCTCCAGAAACAGGATCTCTCTTCAATATAGTTCAATAGGAAAATGTATAAGCAGATAAATATAAATAACAAAACAGTCTATGTAATAATAGGAGAACAACTGTATTCTTATCGTATATTCCTGTACTTCTGCAAAAGACTTTGTACCACAAGCATGCTTAGTTATTTGCTTTTCCCTATTTCTTTTGTTTCTTTCACTGACAATCTGCACTAAGCCAAGAGTTCAGGACATCTTTATTCAAAGAGTAAACACACTTGGTATTTTCTAATTTCAAAAAAACTGGTTATTAAGTTACCTTGAATTCTTCACTTCCAAAATACTTTACTAGGTATTTCCAGTCCTCCAACTGAACATCCTTAGGTCGATGAGACAATCTCTCTTCATCAGTAGCATAACGGAGGTAGTCAGTGAGCAATTGAGCTTTCCATGCTCTAAAAAGCCTTTGCATACTACTTATGACAAAGCCTTGCAACTTATGCTCTCGCAGTCCGCCACAAACTTCAAATTTGTTCTGAACACATTGTAACATTATATTTGATATCATAATCATATGAATAAATCATGTAATCTAAAGGAAATAAATATTGAGAGTA
Above is a genomic segment from Lycium barbarum isolate Lr01 chromosome 12, ASM1917538v2, whole genome shotgun sequence containing:
- the LOC132624933 gene encoding uncharacterized protein LOC132624933 encodes the protein MIPDDIDRVVGPGAIDIVSYSGLTMRSIISFREGKWQKIVLKYGEEMWLRVKNKFEVCGGLREHKLQGFVISSMQRLFRAWKAQLLTDYLRYATDEERLSHRPKDVQLEDWKYLVKYFGSEEFKIVSERNKRNREKQITKHACGTKSFAERDPVSGEKNTPNKVWEIQHTRKNDNREWVWLDSKSQQIHD